A genomic region of Podarcis raffonei isolate rPodRaf1 chromosome 13, rPodRaf1.pri, whole genome shotgun sequence contains the following coding sequences:
- the LOC128400397 gene encoding olfactory receptor 226-like, producing the protein MQNLDLVGSFKGKHALPTPMYFFLWNLSFLEIWYITVTLPKAMVNFVIESNLISFVGCMMQLYFFLALGCTECVLLAVMAYDRYVAICYPLRYQVIMTRTLCIQLAAGSWMSGFFISTWKVLLISQLTYCGPNIINHFFCDVSPLLNLSCTDMSMSELTDFILALFILLTPLCVTIMSYIYIISTILRIPSAKGRQKAFSTCASHLTVVVIFYSASIFIYARPRAISSLNSSKLVSLLYAVIVPLCNPIIYCLRNNEVKQALKKTLLWKP; encoded by the exons ATGCAAAATCTGGATTTGGTAGGATCCTTCAAAGGAAAGCATG CTCTGCCAACTCCCATGTACTTCTTTCTGTGGAACTTGTCCTTCTTAGAGATCTGGTACATCACCGTCACCCTGCCAAAGGCTATGGTGAACTTTGTGATAGAGAGCAATCTGATCTCCTTTGTGGGATGCATGATGCAACTCTATTTCTTCCTGGCATTGGGCTGCACCGAGTGTGTCCTCCTTGCCGTCATGGCCTATGACCGCTATGTTGCCATCTGCTACCCTTTGCGCTACCAGGTAATCATGACACGAACTCTCTGTATCCAGCTGGCAGCTGGATCATGGATGAGTGGCTTTTTCATCTCAACATGGAAAGTCCTCCTAATATCTCAATTGACATACTGTGGTCCCAACATCATAAATCACTTCTTCTGTGATGTATCCCCACTTCTGAACTTGTCTTGCACTGATATGTCCATGTCTGAGCTGACAGATTTCATATTAGCTTTGTTTATCCTACTGACTCCCCTTTGTGTCACTATCATGTCCTACATTTATATCATCTCCACCATCCTACGCATTCCCTCAGCCAAAGGCCGCCAGAAAGCATTCTCTACTTGTGCATCTCACCTCACTGTGGTAGTGATCTTCTACTCTGCCAGTATTTTCATCTATGCCCGCCCCAGGGCCATCAGCTCCCTCAATTCGAGCAAACTTGTTTCACTTCTTTATGCTGTCATAGTCCCCCTTTGCAACCCGATTATTTACTGTCTCAGGAACAATGAAGTGAAACAAGCACTGAAGAAAACCCTCTTGTGGAAGCCATAA